From Tripterygium wilfordii isolate XIE 37 chromosome 13, ASM1340144v1, whole genome shotgun sequence, the proteins below share one genomic window:
- the LOC120011799 gene encoding probable envelope ADP,ATP carrier protein, chloroplastic, whose amino-acid sequence MKENRAVLSFRHIPGLEISGLVKEADDHDLLWRATAQLRLSSSVSGGSVDKFACVSMVEKRYANEFAPSPAQLMKHPLAALAYVPSEVAIFLAGAIAGAAAKTVTAPLDRIKILMQTHGVRVGQESAKKAMGFVEAITMIGKEEGIKGYWKGNIPQVIRIIPYSAVQLFAYETYKKLFTGKDGQLSVVGRLAAGACAGMTSTFVTYPLDVLRLRLAVEPGYRTMSEMALNMLREEGVASFYYGLGPSLIGIAPYIAVNFCIFDLVKKSLPEKYRQKAQSSLLTAVVSAAFATLTCYPLDTVRRQMQMKGTPYKSVLDAIPGIVERDGFIGLYRGFLPNALKNLPNSSIRLTTFDIVKRLIATSEKEFQKIVEENRDKQK is encoded by the exons ATGAAAGAGAACAGAGCGGTGTTATCGTTCCGCCATATCCCAGGCCTTGAGATTTCTGGTCTCGTTAAGGAAGCCGACGACCATGACCTCCTATGGAGAGCCACGGCGCAGCTCAGGCTTAGCAGTAGTGTTAGTGGTGGCAGCGTTGACAAATTTGCATGCGTTTCGATGGTGGAGAAGAGATACGCTAACGAATTCGCGCCGAGTCCGGCTCAGCTCATGAAGCATCCGTTGGCTGCACTCGCGTACGTACCGAGTGAGGTCGCCATCTTCCTCGCGGGAGCCATTGCTGGAGCCGCCGCGAAGACTGTCACGGCTCCGCTTGACCGCATCAAGATTCTTATGCAG ACTCATGGAGTTAGGGTTGGGCAGGAAAGTGCAAAGAAGGCAATGGGCTTTGTTGAG GCCATAACAATGATTGGGAAGGAAGAAGGAATTAAAGGGTACTGGAAAGGCAACATTCCACAG GTCATACGGATCATACCTTATAGTGCTGTCCAGCTTTTTGCTTATGAGACATACAAg AAACTGTTTACCGGAAAGGATGGTCAGCTCTCTGTTGTTGGGAGACTTGCAGCAGGTGCTTGTGCCGGTATGACATCCACTTTT GTAACATACCCTTTAGATGTTCTGAGATTACGTTTAGCAGTCGAACCGGGTTACCGAACTATGTCCGAG ATGGCCTTGAACATGTTAAGAGAGGAAGGTGTAGCGTCATTTTATTATGGTCTTGGACCTTCCCTTATTGGAATTGCTCCCTACATTGCCGTTAACTTTTGCATTTTTGACTT GGTAAAGAAGTCTTTACCCGAGAAATATCGCCAGAAGGCTCAATCATCTCTACTGACAGCTGTAGTGTCAGCTGCTTTTGCTACACTGACATGTTATCCTCTGGACACTGTTAGAAGACAAATGCAAATGAAGGGCACACCTTACAAGAGTGTTCTTGATGCCATTCCTG GTATTGTGGAACGTGATGGATTTATTGGCTTGTACCGGGGTTTTTTGCCTAACGCATTAAAAAACCTACCAAACAGCAG CATTAGGCTTACTACCTTTGACATTGTTAAGCGTCTAATTGCTACGAGTGAAAAGGAGTTTCagaaaattgtggaagaaaatcGTGACAAACAAAAGTAG
- the LOC120013829 gene encoding LIMR family protein At5g01460, producing the protein MGDFNLALVIVAIVVCVLVFIFNVYLLVNYQHPDDKNQAYFPKFVVVLGLSVAAISILMLPADVANRQACRHAIYNGACNLTLPMKDLWLAVYILDAVLVFFVIPFAMFYYEGDQDKSIGKRIKSALLWVVTTAIVCGLVLGILYGLVGKVDFTVRHLSSSTTTFPNSWDFSSSQQCIGNGARQCSAYLASASSEKTWTMRTTFPEYVVALATIVGSVLFSIFGGVGIACLPLGLIFEFIRRPKAVITRSQYIKEATELGKKARELKKAADALHQEERSGSKGRKWRKNVKAVEKELLQLEEDVKLLEEMYPQGEKAETSWALTVLGYLARLVLGILGLIVSVAWVAHIVIYLLIDPPLSAFLNEVFIKLDDVWGLLGTAAFAFFCFYLLLAVIAGAMMLGLRLVFITIHPMKWGATLMNSFLFNVALILLCSISVIQFCSTAFGYYAQATAAQEIFGHTLQSLRGIKYLYKYNVFQIAFVVLAGLTFIYYAGFGWRRKKPSGRFQLSS; encoded by the exons ATGGGCGATTTCAATCTCGCTCTCGTGATCGTCGCTATAGTGGTGTGCGTCTTGGTGTTCATCTTCAATGTATATCTCCTCGTCAACTACCAGCACCCTGACGACAAGAACCAGGCGTACTTCCCTAAATTTGTCGTCGTTTTGGGGCTCTCTGTCGCCGCTATCTCAATATTGATGTTGCCTGCCGATGTGGCTAATCGCCAGGCCTGTCGCCACGCGATATATAATGGTGCGTGCAATCTTACATTGCCAATGAAGGATCTATGGCTCGCGGTCTACATTCTCGATGCTGTTCTTGTCTTCTTCGTAATACCTTTCGCCATGTTTTACTATGAAGGGGACCAGGACAA GAGCATTGGGAAGAGGATTAAAAGCGCATTATTGTGGGTGGTAACAACAGCTATTGTGTGCGGTCTCGTGCTTGGCATTTTATATG GGCTTGTTGGAAAAGTAGATTTCACTGTCAGGCATCTCTCATCATCCACCACCACCTTCCCGAATTCATGGGATTTCTCTAGTAGTCAACAATGTATTGGAAATGGTGCACGCCAG TGCTCTGCATATTTGGCGAGTGCTTCTTCGGAGAAAACGTGGACAATGCGCACTACATTCCCAGAATATGTTGTTGCTCTTGCCACCATTGTTGGATCTGTACTTTTTTCG aTTTTCGGTGGTGTTGGAATAGCCTGTCTTCCCCTAGGtcttatttttgaatttattcGGCGTCCAAAGGCTGTTATCACTCGCTCACAGTATATAAAG GAAGCAACCGAGCTTGGTAAAAAGGCAAGGGAATTGAAGAAAGCGGCTGATGCCCTCCATCAAGAAGAAAGAAGTGGTTCCAAGGGTAGAAAATGGCGTAAAAATGTAAAGGCTGTCGAAAAG GAGCTGCTTCAATTGGAAGAAGATGTCAAGCTTTTAGAGGAGATGTACCCTCAAGGGGAAAAG GCAGAAACTTCTTGGGCTTTGACGGTTCTTGGGTACCTGGCAAGACTTGTGTTGGGGATCTTAGG GTTGATTGTTTCAGTGGCTTGGGTTGCACATATCGTCATATACTTGTTGATTGACCCACCCCTTTCTGCTTTCTTGAATGAGGTTTTCATCAAGCTTGATGATGTATGGG GTCTTTTGGGCACTGCAGCATTTGCATTCTTTTGCTTCTACCTTCTACTTGCCGTGATTGCCGGTGCCATGATGCTTGGTCTGAGATTAGTTTTCATTACGATTCATCCCATGAA GTGGGGAGCCACTCTAATGAACTCATTTCTCTTCAATGTGGCACTCATTCTCCTGTGCTCCATCAG TGTGATTCAGTTCTGCTCCACAGCTTTTGGTTACTATGCACAAGCAACAGCAGCGCAGGAAATATTTGGCCACACTCTGCAGTCACTACGTGGGATTAAATATTTATACAA GTACAAcgtttttcaaattgcatttgTTGTTCTAGCGGGCTTGACCTTCATATATTATGCTGGCTTT ggatggagaagaaaaaaacctAGTGGCAGGTTCCAACTTTCCTCATAA
- the LOC120012021 gene encoding E3 ubiquitin-protein ligase APD2-like isoform X1: protein MAEAADRSSTSTHPPSCSGSSNRDSSPSNSAVATASSNSPPSSSSSSQVREEEEGQNHDIDQQNQFREHEIEQQRIVGFHRGSFWTFNDMSNVVRDDTWSCIIVVLTFWLFVSITLILGVYGSLSLRFGPSSSILIRPSPIFVQSIKVEELGETKPGLILYGLYRSPPLDVVSTWSKTINASVPANSHKELIYFLNEGSQINISYCVKSDSSIYLIIAQEKSGGRLRKTLSPSICSGNEGLARWLEDPTYPNSTLSWNVIQGSGIIKQNIWRSSSYYVALGNLNSEAVEVQMNLSVQALLYNTSEAYSKCMFTHGVCSLRVLFPQGNAFVVNSPGVGKGSTSDEWNVKLSYGPRWLTYILGIGGLTVLMLVAFNCLNKFQFTREDGDGHQFRETGSERAHLLSHKDDDLSSWGSSYDSVSNDEEDLGDFLAPSTIEGQSSRDGENGNNTRRLCAICFDAPRDCFFLPCGHCVACFACGTRIAEAAGTCPICRRSMKKVRKIFTV from the exons ATGGCGGAGGCAGCTGATCGTAGTTCAACATCTACTCATCCTCCATCTTGTTCTGGTTCAAGTAATAGGGATTCTTCTCCTTCGAATTCAGCTGTTGCAACGGCTTCTTCGAATTCTCCTccttcttcgtcttcatcttcgCAGGTTCGTGAAGAAGAGGAGGGCCAGAATCACGATATTGATCAGCAAAATCAATTTCGAGAACATGAGATAGAGCAGCAACGAATAGTTGGTTTCCATAGAGGGAGTTTTTGGACATTTAATGACATGTCGAATGTGGTTAGGGACGATACTTGGTCTTGCATCATTGTGGTTCTTACCTTCTGGTTATTCG TGTCAATTACTCTGATTTTGGGGGTTTATGGTTCTCTGAGCTTGCGGTTTGGTCCAAGTTCTTCTATTCTTATCAGACCTAGCCCCATATTTGTGCAGTCAATAAAG GTCGAAGAGTTGGGTGAGACAAAGCCTGGGTTAATATTGTATGGATTGTATAGATCTCCACCTCTTGATGTTGTATCTACTTGGTCCAAAACTATAAATGCCTCTGTTCCCGCAAATTCTCACAAG GAGTTAATATATTTTCTGAATGAAGGGTctcaaataaatatttcatactGTGTCAAATCTGATAGCTCTATTTACCTCATTATTGCCCAAG AGAAGAGTGGAGGACGTTTAAGAAAGACTCTGTCTCCAAGTATATGCTCTG GGAATGAAGGCCTTGCTCGGTGGCTTGAGGACCCAACATATCCCAACAGCACTTTATCTTGGAATGTCATTCAAG GAAGTGGTATCATCAAGCAGAACATTTGGAGATCTTCAAGTTACTATGTCGCATTAGGTAACCTGAACTCAGAGGCGGTGGAG GTACAGATGAACCTCAGTGTTCAGGCTCTCTTGTACAACACGAGTGAAGCTTATTCTAAGTGTATGTTTACCCACGGAGTATGTAGCTTAAGAGTTTTGTTCCCCCAAGGAAATGCTTTTGTTGTAAACTCCCCTGGTGTGGGAAAG GGCTCAACTAGTGATGAGTGGAATGTCAAGCTCTCTTATGGTCCAAGGTGGCTCACATATATTCTTGGCATAG GTGGACTAACTGTGCTCATGTTGGTGGCCTTCAACTGCTTGAACAAGTTTCAATTTACTCGCGAAGATGGAGATGGACATCAGTTTCGTGAAACTGGATCTGAGAGAGCGCATTTGCTCTCCCATAAAGATGATGATCTCTCAAGTTGGGGTTCATCCTATGATTCAgtctcaaatgatgaagaggATCTTGGAGACTTCCTGGCACCAAGTACTATTGAAGGCCAATCATCAAGAGATGGTGAAAATGGAAATAATACTaggcgtctttgtgcaatttgctttgATGCTCCAAGAGATTGTTTCTTTCTTCCATGTGGGCACTGTGTGGCTTGCTTTGCATGTGGAACAAG GATAGCAGAAGCTGCTGGAACTTGCCCCATTTGTCGTAGGAGCATGAAGAAAGTGAGGAAGATTTTCACTGTTTAA
- the LOC120012021 gene encoding E3 ubiquitin-protein ligase APD2-like isoform X3 → MAEAADRSSTSTHPPSCSGSSNRDSSPSNSAVATASSNSPPSSSSSSQVREEEEGQNHDIDQQNQFREHEIEQQRIVGFHRGSFWTFNDMSNVVRDDTWSCIIVVLTFWLFVSITLILGVYGSLSLRFGPSSSILIRPSPIFVQSIKVEELGETKPGLILYGLYRSPPLDVVSTWSKTINASVPANSHKELIYFLNEGSQINISYCVKSDSSIYLIIAQGNEGLARWLEDPTYPNSTLSWNVIQGSGIIKQNIWRSSSYYVALGNLNSEAVEVQMNLSVQALLYNTSEAYSKCMFTHGVCSLRVLFPQGNAFVVNSPGVGKGSTSDEWNVKLSYGPRWLTYILGIGGLTVLMLVAFNCLNKFQFTREDGDGHQFRETGSERAHLLSHKDDDLSSWGSSYDSVSNDEEDLGDFLAPSTIEGQSSRDGENGNNTRRLCAICFDAPRDCFFLPCGHCVACFACGTRIAEAAGTCPICRRSMKKVRKIFTV, encoded by the exons ATGGCGGAGGCAGCTGATCGTAGTTCAACATCTACTCATCCTCCATCTTGTTCTGGTTCAAGTAATAGGGATTCTTCTCCTTCGAATTCAGCTGTTGCAACGGCTTCTTCGAATTCTCCTccttcttcgtcttcatcttcgCAGGTTCGTGAAGAAGAGGAGGGCCAGAATCACGATATTGATCAGCAAAATCAATTTCGAGAACATGAGATAGAGCAGCAACGAATAGTTGGTTTCCATAGAGGGAGTTTTTGGACATTTAATGACATGTCGAATGTGGTTAGGGACGATACTTGGTCTTGCATCATTGTGGTTCTTACCTTCTGGTTATTCG TGTCAATTACTCTGATTTTGGGGGTTTATGGTTCTCTGAGCTTGCGGTTTGGTCCAAGTTCTTCTATTCTTATCAGACCTAGCCCCATATTTGTGCAGTCAATAAAG GTCGAAGAGTTGGGTGAGACAAAGCCTGGGTTAATATTGTATGGATTGTATAGATCTCCACCTCTTGATGTTGTATCTACTTGGTCCAAAACTATAAATGCCTCTGTTCCCGCAAATTCTCACAAG GAGTTAATATATTTTCTGAATGAAGGGTctcaaataaatatttcatactGTGTCAAATCTGATAGCTCTATTTACCTCATTATTGCCCAAG GGAATGAAGGCCTTGCTCGGTGGCTTGAGGACCCAACATATCCCAACAGCACTTTATCTTGGAATGTCATTCAAG GAAGTGGTATCATCAAGCAGAACATTTGGAGATCTTCAAGTTACTATGTCGCATTAGGTAACCTGAACTCAGAGGCGGTGGAG GTACAGATGAACCTCAGTGTTCAGGCTCTCTTGTACAACACGAGTGAAGCTTATTCTAAGTGTATGTTTACCCACGGAGTATGTAGCTTAAGAGTTTTGTTCCCCCAAGGAAATGCTTTTGTTGTAAACTCCCCTGGTGTGGGAAAG GGCTCAACTAGTGATGAGTGGAATGTCAAGCTCTCTTATGGTCCAAGGTGGCTCACATATATTCTTGGCATAG GTGGACTAACTGTGCTCATGTTGGTGGCCTTCAACTGCTTGAACAAGTTTCAATTTACTCGCGAAGATGGAGATGGACATCAGTTTCGTGAAACTGGATCTGAGAGAGCGCATTTGCTCTCCCATAAAGATGATGATCTCTCAAGTTGGGGTTCATCCTATGATTCAgtctcaaatgatgaagaggATCTTGGAGACTTCCTGGCACCAAGTACTATTGAAGGCCAATCATCAAGAGATGGTGAAAATGGAAATAATACTaggcgtctttgtgcaatttgctttgATGCTCCAAGAGATTGTTTCTTTCTTCCATGTGGGCACTGTGTGGCTTGCTTTGCATGTGGAACAAG GATAGCAGAAGCTGCTGGAACTTGCCCCATTTGTCGTAGGAGCATGAAGAAAGTGAGGAAGATTTTCACTGTTTAA
- the LOC120012021 gene encoding E3 ubiquitin-protein ligase APD2-like isoform X2, whose product MAEAADRSSTSTHPPSCSGSSNRDSSPSNSAVATASSNSPPSSSSSSQVREEEEGQNHDIDQQNQFREHEIEQQRIVGFHRGSFWTFNDMSNVVRDDTWSCIIVVLTFWLFVSITLILGVYGSLSLRFGPSSSILIRPSPIFVQSIKVEELGETKPGLILYGLYRSPPLDVVSTWSKTINASVPANSHKELIYFLNEGSQINISYCVKSDSSIYLIIAQEKSGGRLRKTLSPSICSGNEGLARWLEDPTYPNSTLSWNVIQGSGIIKQNIWRSSSYYVALGNLNSEAVEMNLSVQALLYNTSEAYSKCMFTHGVCSLRVLFPQGNAFVVNSPGVGKGSTSDEWNVKLSYGPRWLTYILGIGGLTVLMLVAFNCLNKFQFTREDGDGHQFRETGSERAHLLSHKDDDLSSWGSSYDSVSNDEEDLGDFLAPSTIEGQSSRDGENGNNTRRLCAICFDAPRDCFFLPCGHCVACFACGTRIAEAAGTCPICRRSMKKVRKIFTV is encoded by the exons ATGGCGGAGGCAGCTGATCGTAGTTCAACATCTACTCATCCTCCATCTTGTTCTGGTTCAAGTAATAGGGATTCTTCTCCTTCGAATTCAGCTGTTGCAACGGCTTCTTCGAATTCTCCTccttcttcgtcttcatcttcgCAGGTTCGTGAAGAAGAGGAGGGCCAGAATCACGATATTGATCAGCAAAATCAATTTCGAGAACATGAGATAGAGCAGCAACGAATAGTTGGTTTCCATAGAGGGAGTTTTTGGACATTTAATGACATGTCGAATGTGGTTAGGGACGATACTTGGTCTTGCATCATTGTGGTTCTTACCTTCTGGTTATTCG TGTCAATTACTCTGATTTTGGGGGTTTATGGTTCTCTGAGCTTGCGGTTTGGTCCAAGTTCTTCTATTCTTATCAGACCTAGCCCCATATTTGTGCAGTCAATAAAG GTCGAAGAGTTGGGTGAGACAAAGCCTGGGTTAATATTGTATGGATTGTATAGATCTCCACCTCTTGATGTTGTATCTACTTGGTCCAAAACTATAAATGCCTCTGTTCCCGCAAATTCTCACAAG GAGTTAATATATTTTCTGAATGAAGGGTctcaaataaatatttcatactGTGTCAAATCTGATAGCTCTATTTACCTCATTATTGCCCAAG AGAAGAGTGGAGGACGTTTAAGAAAGACTCTGTCTCCAAGTATATGCTCTG GGAATGAAGGCCTTGCTCGGTGGCTTGAGGACCCAACATATCCCAACAGCACTTTATCTTGGAATGTCATTCAAG GAAGTGGTATCATCAAGCAGAACATTTGGAGATCTTCAAGTTACTATGTCGCATTAGGTAACCTGAACTCAGAGGCGGTGGAG ATGAACCTCAGTGTTCAGGCTCTCTTGTACAACACGAGTGAAGCTTATTCTAAGTGTATGTTTACCCACGGAGTATGTAGCTTAAGAGTTTTGTTCCCCCAAGGAAATGCTTTTGTTGTAAACTCCCCTGGTGTGGGAAAG GGCTCAACTAGTGATGAGTGGAATGTCAAGCTCTCTTATGGTCCAAGGTGGCTCACATATATTCTTGGCATAG GTGGACTAACTGTGCTCATGTTGGTGGCCTTCAACTGCTTGAACAAGTTTCAATTTACTCGCGAAGATGGAGATGGACATCAGTTTCGTGAAACTGGATCTGAGAGAGCGCATTTGCTCTCCCATAAAGATGATGATCTCTCAAGTTGGGGTTCATCCTATGATTCAgtctcaaatgatgaagaggATCTTGGAGACTTCCTGGCACCAAGTACTATTGAAGGCCAATCATCAAGAGATGGTGAAAATGGAAATAATACTaggcgtctttgtgcaatttgctttgATGCTCCAAGAGATTGTTTCTTTCTTCCATGTGGGCACTGTGTGGCTTGCTTTGCATGTGGAACAAG GATAGCAGAAGCTGCTGGAACTTGCCCCATTTGTCGTAGGAGCATGAAGAAAGTGAGGAAGATTTTCACTGTTTAA
- the LOC120012021 gene encoding E3 ubiquitin-protein ligase APD2-like isoform X4, protein MCFMTLRMSFEWCPTVSITLILGVYGSLSLRFGPSSSILIRPSPIFVQSIKVEELGETKPGLILYGLYRSPPLDVVSTWSKTINASVPANSHKELIYFLNEGSQINISYCVKSDSSIYLIIAQEKSGGRLRKTLSPSICSGNEGLARWLEDPTYPNSTLSWNVIQGSGIIKQNIWRSSSYYVALGNLNSEAVEVQMNLSVQALLYNTSEAYSKCMFTHGVCSLRVLFPQGNAFVVNSPGVGKGSTSDEWNVKLSYGPRWLTYILGIGGLTVLMLVAFNCLNKFQFTREDGDGHQFRETGSERAHLLSHKDDDLSSWGSSYDSVSNDEEDLGDFLAPSTIEGQSSRDGENGNNTRRLCAICFDAPRDCFFLPCGHCVACFACGTRIAEAAGTCPICRRSMKKVRKIFTV, encoded by the exons ATGTGCTTCATGACCTTGAGAATGTCATTTGAATGGTGTCCCACAGTGTCAATTACTCTGATTTTGGGGGTTTATGGTTCTCTGAGCTTGCGGTTTGGTCCAAGTTCTTCTATTCTTATCAGACCTAGCCCCATATTTGTGCAGTCAATAAAG GTCGAAGAGTTGGGTGAGACAAAGCCTGGGTTAATATTGTATGGATTGTATAGATCTCCACCTCTTGATGTTGTATCTACTTGGTCCAAAACTATAAATGCCTCTGTTCCCGCAAATTCTCACAAG GAGTTAATATATTTTCTGAATGAAGGGTctcaaataaatatttcatactGTGTCAAATCTGATAGCTCTATTTACCTCATTATTGCCCAAG AGAAGAGTGGAGGACGTTTAAGAAAGACTCTGTCTCCAAGTATATGCTCTG GGAATGAAGGCCTTGCTCGGTGGCTTGAGGACCCAACATATCCCAACAGCACTTTATCTTGGAATGTCATTCAAG GAAGTGGTATCATCAAGCAGAACATTTGGAGATCTTCAAGTTACTATGTCGCATTAGGTAACCTGAACTCAGAGGCGGTGGAG GTACAGATGAACCTCAGTGTTCAGGCTCTCTTGTACAACACGAGTGAAGCTTATTCTAAGTGTATGTTTACCCACGGAGTATGTAGCTTAAGAGTTTTGTTCCCCCAAGGAAATGCTTTTGTTGTAAACTCCCCTGGTGTGGGAAAG GGCTCAACTAGTGATGAGTGGAATGTCAAGCTCTCTTATGGTCCAAGGTGGCTCACATATATTCTTGGCATAG GTGGACTAACTGTGCTCATGTTGGTGGCCTTCAACTGCTTGAACAAGTTTCAATTTACTCGCGAAGATGGAGATGGACATCAGTTTCGTGAAACTGGATCTGAGAGAGCGCATTTGCTCTCCCATAAAGATGATGATCTCTCAAGTTGGGGTTCATCCTATGATTCAgtctcaaatgatgaagaggATCTTGGAGACTTCCTGGCACCAAGTACTATTGAAGGCCAATCATCAAGAGATGGTGAAAATGGAAATAATACTaggcgtctttgtgcaatttgctttgATGCTCCAAGAGATTGTTTCTTTCTTCCATGTGGGCACTGTGTGGCTTGCTTTGCATGTGGAACAAG GATAGCAGAAGCTGCTGGAACTTGCCCCATTTGTCGTAGGAGCATGAAGAAAGTGAGGAAGATTTTCACTGTTTAA
- the LOC120011777 gene encoding pyridoxal 5'-phosphate synthase subunit PDX1.3-like, translating into MAGTGVVAVYGDASITESKKSSFTVKVGLAQMLRGGVIMDVVNAEQARIAEEAGACAVMALERVPADIRAQGGVARMSDPQLIKEIKQAVTIPVMAKARIGHFVEAQILEAIGVDYVDESEVLTLADEDNHINKHNFRIPFVCGCRNLGEALRRIREGAAMIRTKGEAGTGNIVEAVRHVRSVMGDIRVLRNMDDDEVFTFSKKIAAPYDLVMQTKQLGRLPVVHFAAGGVATPADAALMMQLGCDGVFVGSGVFKSGDPAKRARAIVQAVTHYSDPEVLTEVSCGLGEAMVGLNLKDEKVERFANRSD; encoded by the coding sequence ATGGCTGGAACCGGCGTGGTGGCGGTGTACGGAGATGCATCAATAACAGAATCCAAGAAATCATCGTTCACTGTGAAAGTTGGTCTGGCGCAAATGCTCCGTGGCGGCGTCATAATGGACGTCGTTAACGCAGAGCAGGCTCGTATTGCTGAGGAGGCCGGTGCTTGTGCCGTCATGGCGCTTGAGCGCGTCCCTGCTGATATCCGGGCCCAAGGCGGTGTGGCCCGCATGAGTGACCCGCAGCTTATCAAGGAAATCAAACAGGCTGTCACAATCCCTGTCATGGCGAAGGCCCGTATCGGCCACTTCGTCGAGGCCCAAATCCTTGAAGCCATAGGCGTCGACTACGTCGACGAAAGCGAAGTTCTCACTCTCGCCGATGAagataaccacatcaacaagcACAACTTTCGAATCCCTTTCGTTTGCGGCTGCCGCAATTTGGGTGAGGCGTTGCGGAGGATTCGCGAGGGAGCTGCAATGATCAGAACCAAAGGAGAGGCCGGAACGGGTAACATAGTCGAAGCGGTTAGGCATGTGAGGTCAGTGATGGGAGATATTCGGGTTTTGAGGAACATGGATGACGACGAGGTGTTCACTTTCTCGAAGAAAATTGCGGCTCCTTATGATCTCGTGATGCAGACGAAGCAGTTGGGGAGGCTTCCGGTGGTGCACTTCGCGGCAGGAGGAGTTGCGACGCCAGCCGACGCAGCGCTCATGATGCAGCTGGGTTGTGACGGGGTTTTTGTGGGCTCTGGGGTGTTCAAGAGTGGTGACCCGGCAAAGAGGGCTCGGGCTATAGTGCAGGCAGTCACTCATTATAGTGACCCTGAGGTGTTGACCGAAGTCAGTTGTGGGCTCGGGGAGGCCATGGTTGGTCTCAATTTGAAGGATGAGAAAGTGGAGAGGTTCGCTAACCGGTCAGATTAG